Proteins from a single region of Dasypus novemcinctus isolate mDasNov1 chromosome 16, mDasNov1.1.hap2, whole genome shotgun sequence:
- the LOC101425116 gene encoding olfactory receptor 2T6-like, with amino-acid sequence MDGENRTLSSDFTLMGFFSNGKASSLLFSIICGIFFLAIIANSVMIYLIHIDPQLHTPMYFLLSHLSLIDMMYISTIVPKMLADHLVGKGTISFIACTAQFFLYMGFVGAEFFLLGLMAYDRYVAICNPLRYPVLMSRQVCWMILASSWFGGALDSFLLTPITMSLPFCASHKINHFFCEAPTMLRLACGDKVTYEMVMYICCVMMLLIPFSVVIASYSQILITVHQMKSAEGKKKAFATCSSHIMVVTLFYGAAWYTYMLPQSFHTPVKDKIFSAFYTILTPFLNPVIYSLRNKDVIESLKKILVRCEGACGMTGEF; translated from the coding sequence ATGGATGGAGAAAATAGGACCTTGTCCAGTGACTTTACTCTCATGGGGTTTTTCAGCAATGGGAAAGCCTCAAGCCTCCTTTTTAGCATCATTTGTGGCATCTTCTTCTTAGCCATTATAGCTAATAGTGTCATGATATACCTGATCCACATAGATCCTCAactccacacccccatgtacttcctCCTTAGTCACCTCTCCTTAATTGACATGATGTACATTTCTACCATTGTGCCCAAGATGCTGGCTGACCATTTAGTGGGCAAGGGAACAATTTCCTTCATTGCCTGTACAGCCCAGTTCTTTCTCTACATGGGTTTTGTGGGGGCTGAATTCTTTCTCCTGGGGctcatggcctatgaccgctatgttgcCATCTGCAATCCTTTACGCTATCCTGTCCTCATGAGTAGACAGGTTTGTTGGATGATCTTGGCCAGCTCTTGGTTTGGTGGTGCTTTGGACAGTTTTCTCCTCACTCCCATCACCATGAGCCTCCCATTCTGTGCCTCCCACAAGATCAATCACTTTTTCTGTGAGGCACCCACCATGCTGAGATTGGCCTGTGGTGATAAAGTCACCTATGAAatggtgatgtacatttgttgtgTTATGATGCTACTCATCCCCTTCTCTGTGGTGATTGCTTCCTATTCTCAGATTCTTATCACAGTACATCAGATGAAatcagcagaaggaaagaagaaggctTTTGCCACCTGCTCTTCCCACATTATGGTGGTGACATTGTTCTATGGGGCTGCCTGGTACACGTATATGCTTCCCCAATCCTTTCATACCCCAGTCAAAGATAAGATCTTCTCTGCCTTTTACACCATCCTAACCCCCTTCTTAAATCCTGTCATTTATAGCTTGAGAAACAAGGATGTGATAGAGTCCTTGAAGAAGATTTTGGTAAGATGTGAAGGTGCCTGTGGAATGACAGGAGAATTCTGA